AGCAGCGAGGACTGGAACCAGCCGCGGTGCTGGTCCGAGCCTTCGAGGTAGAGGTCGGCGGGCCACTGCAGATCGGGCCAGCGGCCGCTTTCGAGCACGAAGGCGTGGGTCGAGCCCGAATCGAACCAGACGTCGAGGATGTCGGCGACGCGCTCGTAGTCGGCCGCCGCATAGTCGTTGCCGAGGTATTCCTGCGCGCGGTCGTCGGACCAGGCGTCAACGCCGCCCTCGCGCACCGCCGCGATGATGCGGGAATTGACTGCGGGGTCGTTCAGGTACTGGCCGCTCTTGCGGTCGACGAACAGCGTGATCGGCACGCCCCAGGCGCGCTGGCGGCTGAGCACCCAGTCGGGCCGCCCTTCGACCATCGAGCCGATGCGGTTGCGGCCCTTTTCGGGGATGAAGCGCGTGTCGGCGATGGCGTCCTTGGCGACGGTGCGCAGCGTCGGCGGCATCACTTCGTCGAGCAGCGCGTAACGCTCGTCCTGACGCACCAGATGCTCGGACTCGCGGTCCATCGGCACGAACCACTGCGGCGTGCAGCGGAAAATGATCTTCGCCTTCGAGCGCCAGCTGTGTGGATAAGAGTGTTTATAATCTGTGGAAGCTGCCAGCAGGCCGCCGGCTTCGCGCAGGTCCGAGCAGATCGGGCCGTCGGGCGCGTTGAACTTGGGATTGATCACCGATCCCTGGCCGCCCATCCACAGCCAGTCGGCGCGGAACTTGCCGTCACCCTCGACCGCGAAGACCGGCTCGATGCCGTGCTTCTTGCAGAGCAGGAAGTCGTCCTCGCCATGGTCGGGCGCCATGTGGACGAGGCCGGTGCCGCTCTCGGTGGTGACGAAGTCCGAACCGTCGAGGAAGGGACGGGGCTTGGCGAAGAATCCGCCGAGCGCGTGCATCGGGTGGCGCGCCGTGGCACCCGCCAGCAGCGGGCCCTTGACGTACATCTCCATCTTGAAGCCGTCGGCACCGATGCGCTTGAGGAAGGCGTCGATCAGCGGTTCGGCAACGACGTACCGGTCCTCGCTCCCGCTGGCGCCCGTGGCGCGCAGGAGGATGTAGTCGACCGGCGCGCCATAGGCGATCGCCTGGTTGGACGGGATCGTCCAGGGCGTGGTCGTCCAGATCACCGCCTTGGCGCCGACCAGTTCCTCGGCCTCGGGGCAAGTGACGATCTCGAAGGCGACGTCGATCTGGGTCGAGACGATGTCCTCGTACTCGACTTCTGCCTCTGCCAGCGCGGTCTTCTCGACCGGCGACCACATCACCGGCTTGGCGCCGCGATAGAGCTGGCCGGTCTCGGCGAATTTCAGCAGCTCGGTGACGATCGTCGCCTCGGCCTGGAAATCCATCGTCAGGTAGGGATTGTCCCAGTCGCCGTTGATGCCCAGGCGCTTGAGCTGCTCGCGCTGGACGTCAACCCAGTGCTGCGCATAGGCGCGGCATTCAGCGCGGAACTCGACCGGATCGACCTGGTCCTTGTCGAGTTTCTTCTTGCGGTACTGCTCCTCGACCTTCCACTCGATCGGCAGGCCGTGGCAGTCCCAGCCGGGCACATAGGGCGCGTCCTTGCCCAGCAAAGTCTGGGTGCGCACGACCATGTCCTTGAGGATGTGGTTCAGCGCATGGCCGATGTGCATGTCGCCATTGGCGTAGGGCGGGCCGTCGTGGAGGATGAACTTTTCCCGGCCGGCGCGGGCCGCGCGGGTCTGGGCGTAGATGTCCTGTTCCTGCCAACGCGCAAGAATGCCGGGTTCCTTCTGCGGAAGCCCGGCTTTCATGGGGAACTCGGTCTTCGGCAGGAAGACGGTCGATCGGTAGTCGCGCTGCTCGGTCATGACCGGCCGCCGTTAGAGGAATCTGGTTAAGGATGAAAGTCCGCGCTGCACCGTAAGTCGCGCCGTACCCCGTTAATAATCAAGGTACGAGTGTCGCAAGTCTCGCCCGGGCCTCGTCGCAGTCGCGTGCGATCTGCGCGGTCAGTTCTTCGAGGCTGTCGAACTTGCCTTCGGGGCGCAGGAAAGAGTGGAGCGCGACCTCGATCTCCTGGCCGTAGAGATCGCCCGAAAAGTCGAAGAAATAGGGCTCGAGCAGTTCCTTCGGCGGATCGAAGCTCGGGCGGATGCCGATATTGGCGGCGCCCTGCACGACCCGGCCGTCGGGCAGTCGGCCCGTCACCGCATAGATTCCATAGCGCGGACGCAGATATTCGCCGAGCTCGATGTTGGCGGTGGGGAAGCCGATCGTCCGCCCGACCTTGTCGCCGTGCTGGACCGTTCCCCGAATCGCGAAGGGCCGGGTGAGCAGCCGCGTGGCGGCCTCGCAGTCGCCCACTTGCAATGCGGTGCGAATGCGGCTCGAGGAGATCGGTCCCTCGGTATCGTGGACCGCGCCGACCGTGCGCGCCTCGATCCCGAACTGCGCGCCCAGGCTCTTCAGCAAGGCAGTATTGCCGCCGCGGCGCTGGCCGAAAGTGAAATCCTCGCCGGTAACGACGCCGGCCGCGCCGAGGTGCCCGGCGATCATGTCCTCGATCCAGCGCTCTGCCGGCATGTTCGCGAGCACGGCGTCGAAGAAGAACACCAGCACGCCATCGACCCCGGCGGCCTCGAACAGTTCCATCCGCTGGTCGAGCCGGGTCAGGCGGAACGGATCGCAGTCGGGCTTGAAATAGCGCATCGGGTGCGGCGAGAAGGTCGCCACCACCGCGGGTCGGCCTTCGCGGCGCGCCCAGTCGATCGCCGTGCCGACCACGGCCTGGTGGCCCTGGTGGAAGCCGTCGAAATTGCCCAGCGCCAGGACGGCGCCGCGCAGGCTTTCGGGCATGGGATCGCGGTGATCGAGACGAATCATGGTTGGCCCGGGCTATAGGTCGCGGCGCAGCGTCACGAAAGCGAATGCGGGGCGGCCGTTGTCGGCGGGATGCTCCTCGCGGAACACTTCGCGCCAGGATGCGTCCAGCGGCGGCATATGGGTATCGCCGTCCACCTCGGCATGGACCTCGGTCAGTTCGATGCGGTTGGCGAGCGGCAGGAACAGCGCGTTGATCTCGGCGCCACCGATCACCGCGGTGTCGCCGTCACCCGCCATATCGAGCGCCGCATCAACCGAATGCGCCACCTCGGCGCCCTCCGCCGACCAATCGGCATCGCGCGTCAGAACGATGTGACGCCGGCCGGGCAGGGGACTGGGAAAGCTGTCGAAGGTCTTCCGGCCCATGATCATCGGCCCGCCGAGCGTCAGCGCCTTGAAGCGCTTAAGATCGGCAGGGATATGCCAGGGTAACGCGCCGTCCTTGCCGATCGTGCCGTTGGCGGCGCGCGCGTAGATCAAGAACAGGTCTCGGCTCATCCCCGCGTCAAGCCAGCGTCAGCCGCGTGACGTGGCCCATCTTGCGCCCGGGCCGCGCCGCCGCCTTGCCGTAGAGGTGGAGGTGGTTGGCGGGATCGCCGAGCAGCTTCGCCCAGTCCTCGGCCGCGTCGCCGATGATGTTGCGCATCTCGACGGCCTTGGCGGCGAGCGCGGTGTCACCCAGCGGCAGGCCACAGATCGCGCGGATATGGTTCTCGAACTGGCTGGTGACCGCGCCCTCGATCGTCCAGTGCCCCGAATTGTGCACGCGCGGCGCCATCTCGTTGAACACCGGGCCGTTCGCCGTGGCGAAGAATTCGAGCGTCAGCACGCCGACATAGTCGAGCGCTGCCGCTACCTTGGCCGCCAAGGCGCGGGCTTCGGCCAGCTGCGCTTGCACCAGTGAGCAGGCTGGCACGGTCGAGCGGGCGAGAATCCCGCCCTTGTGGACGTTGTCGGGCGTATCCCAGAAGCGGATGTCGCCATCCGTTCCGCGGCAGAGCAGCACTGAGAACTCGGCTTCGAAAGTGACGAAGCCTTCGTAGATCAGCGGTTTTGCCGGCAGATCGAGTGCGGCGGCGTCGCCTTCCGCCATGATCCGCCACTGGCCCTTGCCGTCGTAGCCGTCGCGGCGGGTCTTGAGGATGCCTGGTGCGCCGATCCTGGCGACGGCCGCCGCAAGGTCCGCGGCGCAATCGACAGTGGCGTAGGGGGCGGGTTTGCCGCCCAGTTCCTCGATGAAGCGCTTCTCGTTCAACCGGTCCTGCGCGGTTTCCAGAGCGCGCGGGTGTGCCAGCAGCGGCACGTCGCCCAGCGCAACGAGTGGCGGGACGGGGACGTTCTCGAACTCGTAGGTCACCACCGCGCAGTCGGCGGCGAAGCGCGCCATGGCTTCGGCATCGTCCCACGCGGCGCAAGTGAAGGCGCCGCAGACTTCGGCGGCGATGGAGTCCGGCTCGGGCGCATAGACATGGCAGCGATAGCCGAGCTGCGCCGCGGCCATGGCCAGCATCCGGCCGAGCTGGCCGCCACCGAGGATACCGATCGTCTCTCCCGGCGAAATCATCGTCTCAGGATGGCCGCTCGGCGACCGAGGCTGTCTGCGCCTCGCGGTAGGCCTTGAGGCGCCCGGCCAGCGCAGGATCGTTCGTCGCGAGGATCGCCGCGGCCAGCAGCCCGGCATTGGTTGCGCCCGCCTCGCCGATCGCCAGCGTGCCGACGGGGATGCCCGCGGGCATCTGCACGATCGACAGCAGGCTGTCCTGGCCCGAAAGCGCCTTCGACTGCACGGGCACGCCGAGCACGGGCAGATGCGTCATCGAGGCGACCATGCCTGGCAGGTGCGCGGCGCCGCCTGCACCAGCAATGATGACCTTGAAGCCCTCTTCGGCTGCACCCTTGGCGAAAGCCACGAGCCGGTCGGGAGTGCGGTGCGCCGAAACGATCCGCACGTCGGCATCGACTTCCAGCTTCTCCAGCACTTCGGCGGCGCGCTGCATCGTCGCCCAGTCGGACTGGCTGCCCATGACAATCGCGACGAGCGCGGACACTCTTAGCGCTCCGAAAGGTAGTAGCGCTCGACGGCGCTGAGGTTGCCATCGAGCTCGTAGACGATCGGCTGGCCGGTCGGAATCTCCAGTCCGGTGATCTCGTCGTCCGAGATGCCCGACAGATGCTTGACCAGCGCGCGCAGCGAATTGCCGTGCGCCGAGATGATCACGGTCTCGCCGGCCTTCAGCTGCGGCACGATGGCGCTCTCATAGTAGGGCAGGACGCGGGCGATCGTGTCCTTGAGGCTCTCGGTATTGGGGATCGCGATGCAGGCGTAGCGCGCGTCCTTGCCGAGATCGAATTCCGAACCAGCATAGAGCACCGGCGGCGGAATGTCGAAGCTGCGGCGCCAGATCTTGACCTGCTCGTCGCCGTGCTTGGCCGCGGTCTCGGCCTTGTCGAGCCCGGTCAGGCCGCCGTAATGGCGCTCGTTCAGGCGCCAGTCCTTGGTCTCGGGGATCCACAGCCGGCCCGCGGCCTCGAGCGCGAAATGCAGCGTGCGGATCGCGCGCGTCTGGAACGAGGTGAAGGCGACGGTCGGCAGCACGCCCTTGGCGGCGAGCAGCTTGCCCGCGGCGAGGGCTTCTTCCTCGCCCTTGGGCGTCAGGTCGACGTCCCACCAGCCGGTGAAGCGGTTTTCCAGGTTCCACTGGCTCTGGCCGTGGCGGACGAGGATCAGACGAGGCACTGTGCGAAGGCTCCCTGCAGGCAAGGGTTTTGGAAGCGGCGGCCCTAGCTTTTCGGGGGCTCTTTGGGAAGGGGCGCATTGCCTTCTTCATTGCCGTGATCGCCGAGCTCGCGCGCCTGGGCTTTGCGGCGCTTCAGGTTCTCGCGCAGCTTGGCGGCGAGGCGCTCTTCGCGCGTGGGAGCATCGGCCTTCTTTTCCATTGCGCCAGCATGTGCCTCCTGGCGGGACAAAGCTCAACACGGCCGCAACCCGCGCTTGACTTTGCCCGGCCTCGCGGCCAAAGCGCGCGCCTGCCGGCACCGTCAGGTCGTCGGCCGTGCCCGAATGGTACGCTGCTGTAGCTCAGTGGTAGAGCGCATCCTTGGTAAGGCTGAGGTCGGGAGTTCAATCCTCCCCAGCAGCACCATTCCCGCACCGCGGGACGGTGTAGTCATCGCCCGGCCCTGATGGGCACGTGGCTAGATGAGGAAGTCCGCTTCGGTCTCGTCGACCGGTTTTTGCCCTTCGAGCACGAATTCCAGCTCGCGCAGGCTGTGCAGGCAGCGGGCGATGTTGTGCTGGATCGCCTTTCGCGTCTCGGGCGACATCGCCAGCTTGTCGAGATCCGTGCGGTCGAGGTCGATGGTGCTC
The window above is part of the Novosphingobium sp. G106 genome. Proteins encoded here:
- the ileS gene encoding isoleucine--tRNA ligase, with translation MTEQRDYRSTVFLPKTEFPMKAGLPQKEPGILARWQEQDIYAQTRAARAGREKFILHDGPPYANGDMHIGHALNHILKDMVVRTQTLLGKDAPYVPGWDCHGLPIEWKVEEQYRKKKLDKDQVDPVEFRAECRAYAQHWVDVQREQLKRLGINGDWDNPYLTMDFQAEATIVTELLKFAETGQLYRGAKPVMWSPVEKTALAEAEVEYEDIVSTQIDVAFEIVTCPEAEELVGAKAVIWTTTPWTIPSNQAIAYGAPVDYILLRATGASGSEDRYVVAEPLIDAFLKRIGADGFKMEMYVKGPLLAGATARHPMHALGGFFAKPRPFLDGSDFVTTESGTGLVHMAPDHGEDDFLLCKKHGIEPVFAVEGDGKFRADWLWMGGQGSVINPKFNAPDGPICSDLREAGGLLAASTDYKHSYPHSWRSKAKIIFRCTPQWFVPMDRESEHLVRQDERYALLDEVMPPTLRTVAKDAIADTRFIPEKGRNRIGSMVEGRPDWVLSRQRAWGVPITLFVDRKSGQYLNDPAVNSRIIAAVREGGVDAWSDDRAQEYLGNDYAAADYERVADILDVWFDSGSTHAFVLESGRWPDLQWPADLYLEGSDQHRGWFQSSLLESCATRGRAPYKTVLTHGFTMDQKGLKMSKSLGNTIDPLKVMESNGADIIRLWALSVDYTEDHRIGDEILKGVADQYRKLRNTFRYLLGALEGFEETERVTPSVMPELERYVLALLARLDATLKQAIADFDFNTYVRSLTDFCNEDLSAFFFDIRKDSLYCDAPADAKRMAYRTVLDTLFHALVRYAAPVLVFTAEEVWLTRYPAGGSVHLLEWPELPASDDAALAERWADLRALRAQVLEAIEPLRREKVLGSGLEATVTVPASAPDADLAELFISAQVTRAQGDGVTVSRTSYHKCGRCWRHLPEVTEDGTLCARCDDVVEGMDVSA
- a CDS encoding bifunctional riboflavin kinase/FAD synthetase, encoding MIRLDHRDPMPESLRGAVLALGNFDGFHQGHQAVVGTAIDWARREGRPAVVATFSPHPMRYFKPDCDPFRLTRLDQRMELFEAAGVDGVLVFFFDAVLANMPAERWIEDMIAGHLGAAGVVTGEDFTFGQRRGGNTALLKSLGAQFGIEARTVGAVHDTEGPISSSRIRTALQVGDCEAATRLLTRPFAIRGTVQHGDKVGRTIGFPTANIELGEYLRPRYGIYAVTGRLPDGRVVQGAANIGIRPSFDPPKELLEPYFFDFSGDLYGQEIEVALHSFLRPEGKFDSLEELTAQIARDCDEARARLATLVP
- a CDS encoding dihydrofolate reductase; this encodes MSRDLFLIYARAANGTIGKDGALPWHIPADLKRFKALTLGGPMIMGRKTFDSFPSPLPGRRHIVLTRDADWSAEGAEVAHSVDAALDMAGDGDTAVIGGAEINALFLPLANRIELTEVHAEVDGDTHMPPLDASWREVFREEHPADNGRPAFAFVTLRRDL
- a CDS encoding 5-(carboxyamino)imidazole ribonucleotide synthase produces the protein MISPGETIGILGGGQLGRMLAMAAAQLGYRCHVYAPEPDSIAAEVCGAFTCAAWDDAEAMARFAADCAVVTYEFENVPVPPLVALGDVPLLAHPRALETAQDRLNEKRFIEELGGKPAPYATVDCAADLAAAVARIGAPGILKTRRDGYDGKGQWRIMAEGDAAALDLPAKPLIYEGFVTFEAEFSVLLCRGTDGDIRFWDTPDNVHKGGILARSTVPACSLVQAQLAEARALAAKVAAALDYVGVLTLEFFATANGPVFNEMAPRVHNSGHWTIEGAVTSQFENHIRAICGLPLGDTALAAKAVEMRNIIGDAAEDWAKLLGDPANHLHLYGKAAARPGRKMGHVTRLTLA
- the purE gene encoding 5-(carboxyamino)imidazole ribonucleotide mutase, with amino-acid sequence MGSQSDWATMQRAAEVLEKLEVDADVRIVSAHRTPDRLVAFAKGAAEEGFKVIIAGAGGAAHLPGMVASMTHLPVLGVPVQSKALSGQDSLLSIVQMPAGIPVGTLAIGEAGATNAGLLAAAILATNDPALAGRLKAYREAQTASVAERPS
- the gpmA gene encoding 2,3-diphosphoglycerate-dependent phosphoglycerate mutase — its product is MPRLILVRHGQSQWNLENRFTGWWDVDLTPKGEEEALAAGKLLAAKGVLPTVAFTSFQTRAIRTLHFALEAAGRLWIPETKDWRLNERHYGGLTGLDKAETAAKHGDEQVKIWRRSFDIPPPVLYAGSEFDLGKDARYACIAIPNTESLKDTIARVLPYYESAIVPQLKAGETVIISAHGNSLRALVKHLSGISDDEITGLEIPTGQPIVYELDGNLSAVERYYLSER